One Roseomonas gilardii subsp. gilardii genomic region harbors:
- a CDS encoding SH3-like domain-containing protein, protein MTEAAPGGIAAGASPGTGRDPRAAPHDLGAHPRFLCTPVDPQDDAPPDAFGRRVDALRQILAARGLMTVDELRRSIESIPEAEYHALTYYERWLRAMAALMAEKGIVAPDLLDGIGGEA, encoded by the coding sequence ATGACGGAAGCGGCGCCAGGGGGAATCGCGGCCGGGGCCTCGCCCGGCACGGGCAGGGACCCGCGCGCCGCGCCGCACGACCTCGGCGCGCATCCGCGCTTCCTCTGCACGCCGGTCGATCCGCAGGACGACGCGCCGCCCGACGCCTTCGGCCGCCGGGTGGACGCGCTGCGGCAGATCCTCGCCGCCCGTGGGCTGATGACGGTGGACGAACTCCGCCGCTCGATCGAATCCATCCCCGAGGCCGAGTACCACGCGCTGACCTATTACGAGCGCTGGCTGCGGGCCATGGCGGCCCTGATGGCCGAGAAGGGGATCGTCGCCCCGGACCTGCTGGACGGGATCGGAGGCGAGGCGTGA
- a CDS encoding SH3-like domain-containing protein, which translates to MSGGTRPEGPLGPGTRVRVRFDWPESRGPAHIRTPHYLRGREGVVLTHLGDFPDPSELAFGRPAPLRPLYHVAFAQAALSGAAGEGDRPWSSSTGTGWSRWARKGGYPDGRTAARRLCRPAGPLPGGAGGEGRHQRRRA; encoded by the coding sequence GTGAGCGGGGGCACCCGGCCGGAAGGGCCGCTGGGGCCCGGCACCCGCGTGCGCGTGCGCTTCGACTGGCCGGAATCGCGCGGGCCCGCCCATATCCGCACGCCGCATTACCTGCGGGGGCGGGAAGGGGTCGTGCTCACCCATCTCGGGGATTTCCCGGACCCCTCGGAACTGGCCTTCGGCCGCCCGGCGCCGCTGCGCCCGCTGTATCATGTGGCCTTCGCCCAGGCGGCCCTGTCCGGTGCGGCGGGGGAGGGGGATCGACCCTGGTCGAGCTCTACGGGCACTGGCTGGAGCCGCTGGGCGAGGAAGGGAGGATATCCTGATGGCCGCACCGCCGCGCGCCGCCTATGTCGCCCTGCTGGGCCGCTTCCTGGCGGCGCTGGAGGCGAAGGGCGTCACCAACGCCGCCGAGCTTGA